From Numida meleagris isolate 19003 breed g44 Domestic line chromosome 4, NumMel1.0, whole genome shotgun sequence, the proteins below share one genomic window:
- the APELA gene encoding apelin receptor early endogenous ligand, whose translation MRLRQLLCVVFLLLASLLPAAAQRPANLALRRKLHRHSCSHRRCMPLHSRVPFP comes from the exons ATGAGGCTCCGGCAGCTGCTGTGCGTCGTGTTCCTGCTCCTGGCCAGCCTGCTGCCTGCCGCCGCGCAGAGACCAG CCAACCTGGCCCTGCGCAGGAAGCTGCACCGACACAGCTGCTCACACCGGCGGTGCATGCCGCTCCACTCCCGCGTGCCCTTTCCCTGA